A part of Candidatus Saccharibacteria bacterium genomic DNA contains:
- a CDS encoding S8 family serine peptidase — translation MKTNTSLIVITSFCIALMAGLVIYTTLVHTSKSESPVIPTSPISVSQRIGGVVGTTSGQATPDLPASPSSHTTEPATSTRYSSPDTTYAEAPKQAAIVSDITTEYPYRALTTPNDPFYTSTLYPPWALTHMGSPGVWSNTTGEPVVVAVIDTGFALQHEDLASQWYINPGESGMTQISDHCWTGVSVSKSSNSCDDDNNGYSDDWRGWNFYGRYQTTGNPCAPDGVGSYATNNNPQAGQSGDDIYYQEQQTCSGSNLGDPFVAVSHGTSTAGLVGATTNNGKGIASLNWNTKIMPLQVLGDDGSGWTSTIVAAIYYAVDNGAKIISMSLGGDTKDSAMEAAINYAYSHGVVIVAAAGNCGTGSENGCNPSKPGAMSYPALYSHVIAVGASDANDVRATFSSYGPGLDVVAPGSGAIVSPLISRGATPNDPATFNYTSAYSGSLYGTSFSTPLVASLASLILSFRPSATADEITALIDGSAVKVAGMNSATYTNEYGHGLVNGNTGMTIAASLNSTAGISPTLLQTGDYRSEHSFSTGAAMSSGCTVTASSYCTIRFTNSQGFERFLPYSLSDSGGMTGWQWSGSLLQNGEWSVRAMQGSRLSPSYILFSK, via the coding sequence ATGAAAACCAACACTTCGCTCATAGTAATAACGTCGTTCTGTATCGCACTTATGGCGGGACTTGTTATTTATACTACTTTGGTACATACCAGTAAGTCAGAGTCACCGGTTATTCCAACATCTCCCATCAGTGTTTCGCAACGCATCGGTGGTGTTGTAGGTACAACCAGTGGACAGGCCACACCAGACTTACCCGCTTCGCCTTCTTCTCATACTACAGAGCCTGCTACATCCACACGATACAGCTCACCTGACACCACTTACGCTGAAGCGCCAAAGCAAGCTGCCATTGTATCTGATATTACTACTGAATACCCCTATAGAGCACTTACAACCCCAAACGATCCTTTTTATACTAGCACTCTCTACCCACCATGGGCCTTGACCCATATGGGTTCCCCGGGTGTTTGGTCAAACACAACTGGAGAGCCCGTTGTAGTAGCGGTTATTGATACCGGGTTTGCGTTGCAGCATGAGGACCTGGCTTCACAGTGGTACATTAACCCTGGCGAATCGGGCATGACACAAATTAGTGATCACTGCTGGACTGGCGTGAGTGTCAGCAAATCATCGAACAGCTGTGATGATGACAATAATGGCTATAGTGATGATTGGAGAGGCTGGAACTTCTATGGTCGGTACCAGACCACCGGCAATCCATGTGCCCCAGATGGTGTGGGTAGCTATGCTACAAATAATAATCCCCAAGCCGGACAGTCTGGTGATGACATCTACTATCAAGAACAGCAGACCTGTTCTGGGAGTAACCTTGGAGATCCATTCGTCGCTGTTTCTCATGGGACTTCTACTGCAGGACTCGTTGGGGCTACCACCAACAACGGCAAGGGAATTGCTAGTCTCAACTGGAACACTAAAATTATGCCACTGCAAGTACTTGGCGATGACGGCAGCGGCTGGACAAGTACCATCGTGGCAGCAATTTACTATGCGGTCGATAATGGTGCAAAGATTATTAGTATGAGTCTTGGCGGAGATACGAAAGATAGCGCAATGGAAGCGGCCATTAATTATGCCTATAGCCACGGAGTTGTCATTGTCGCCGCAGCCGGTAATTGCGGCACTGGTAGTGAAAACGGCTGCAACCCTTCGAAGCCCGGTGCAATGAGCTATCCTGCCCTTTATAGTCACGTTATCGCAGTAGGCGCATCAGATGCCAATGATGTACGAGCAACATTCAGTAGTTATGGCCCCGGACTTGATGTTGTTGCTCCAGGTTCTGGGGCTATTGTTTCACCCCTCATTAGTCGAGGAGCAACGCCAAATGATCCCGCAACCTTCAACTACACGAGCGCTTACTCCGGTAGCCTTTATGGTACTTCATTCTCGACACCACTTGTGGCTAGTCTGGCATCACTAATTCTGTCGTTTCGCCCTTCTGCAACAGCTGACGAAATTACCGCACTTATCGATGGAAGCGCCGTAAAAGTAGCTGGAATGAATAGTGCTACATATACCAATGAGTATGGCCACGGTCTAGTCAATGGCAATACCGGTATGACGATTGCCGCGTCACTTAACAGTACGGCCGGTATCTCACCAACACTGCTGCAAACCGGAGACTACCGTTCTGAACATAGCTTCTCGACTGGTGCCGCAATGAGTAGTGGCTGCACTGTGACTGCTAGCAGCTACTGTACGATACGCTTTACAAACAGCCAGGGTTTCGAACGCTTCCTCCCCTATTCGCTTAGCGACAGCGGCGGAATGACAGGATGGCAGTGGTCGGGTTCTCTGCTGCAGAATGGTGAGTGG
- a CDS encoding glycosyltransferase family 39 protein, translating to MKRFLKRTMRHVNTKNLPYMIGCVAAVAMVASLFIGMKQSVWFDEAYSILVARHSPSEIISLTAVDTHPPAYYLLLHVWGAMVGWNEFALRSLSVLAYGGSIFVAGLLAKRLFGTRAAVITSIFLLMAPLLMRYGFEIRMYALASLIGVLATLCLVAAHESPRKWWLWVLYGVLVAVGVYTLYYLALLWIAHLVWLLYIDRKQRQTFWRQSWLWSYAIGIVLFLPWLPTFLKQVNNGALASIGQPMNFEQLIGIVSFNALYKPLWQISVLETPLMLYVLVVGCWFVARAYKMQRSTKYLTLLLLYIGVPVLVLGVVSLFRPMYVERYLSHVAVGLVMLVACSVAIVWSYDQSRRVAAMSVSFFLIMALGTLQLMNVGNFNFQRMEHPKVDEVTVSIPSCRSTDTVVAADPYVATELSYYLPASCRMLFYSDTAELGGGYAPFSYSDRRLASKNLPLVGQNMWYVYYGQPQLVPDTSYRRTNISTLGTLTVTRYEK from the coding sequence ATGAAGCGATTTCTCAAACGAACTATGCGCCATGTGAATACAAAGAACCTTCCTTACATGATCGGTTGCGTTGCGGCGGTTGCGATGGTAGCGAGCTTGTTTATTGGAATGAAGCAAAGTGTTTGGTTCGACGAAGCATATTCAATACTCGTGGCCCGCCACTCGCCATCGGAAATCATCTCACTCACTGCCGTTGATACTCATCCCCCTGCTTACTACTTACTCCTTCATGTATGGGGTGCTATGGTGGGATGGAACGAATTTGCACTGCGCAGTCTGAGTGTTCTCGCTTACGGAGGCTCAATCTTTGTCGCTGGGCTCTTGGCGAAACGACTGTTTGGTACGCGCGCAGCAGTGATAACAAGCATCTTTCTGCTCATGGCGCCCCTGTTGATGCGCTATGGATTCGAAATAAGAATGTACGCACTTGCGTCGCTAATAGGGGTACTCGCAACGCTATGTCTAGTTGCAGCTCACGAGTCGCCAAGGAAGTGGTGGCTCTGGGTACTATATGGCGTTCTAGTTGCAGTGGGAGTTTATACACTCTACTACCTCGCCCTACTCTGGATTGCCCATCTCGTATGGCTGCTATATATTGACCGCAAGCAACGTCAAACATTTTGGCGACAGTCTTGGTTGTGGTCCTACGCAATAGGAATCGTGCTCTTTCTTCCTTGGCTGCCAACATTCCTTAAGCAGGTCAATAACGGTGCTCTTGCGAGCATTGGCCAACCGATGAATTTCGAACAGCTTATCGGTATCGTATCGTTTAACGCACTTTATAAGCCATTATGGCAGATCTCGGTGCTTGAAACACCGCTAATGCTATACGTACTGGTGGTAGGGTGTTGGTTTGTTGCTCGTGCTTACAAAATGCAGCGTAGTACGAAGTATCTAACGCTTCTTTTGCTTTATATCGGTGTTCCCGTGCTTGTGCTGGGTGTTGTATCGCTGTTTCGACCGATGTATGTTGAACGCTATTTGTCGCATGTTGCCGTAGGTCTTGTCATGTTGGTAGCGTGTTCGGTTGCAATTGTGTGGTCATATGATCAATCGCGACGTGTCGCTGCCATGAGCGTGTCTTTCTTTCTGATTATGGCACTTGGCACACTTCAGCTTATGAATGTCGGCAACTTCAATTTTCAGCGCATGGAGCACCCGAAGGTAGACGAAGTCACTGTTTCGATACCGTCATGTCGGTCTACCGATACCGTGGTTGCTGCTGATCCCTATGTAGCAACCGAGCTGTCATACTATTTACCGGCATCATGTCGTATGTTGTTCTATAGCGATACCGCCGAACTTGGCGGTGGTTACGCACCCTTTTCTTATAGTGATAGGCGGCTGGCTTCGAAAAACTTGCCTTTAGTAGGGCAAAACATGTGGTATGTGTACTATGGACAGCCGCAACTGGTGCCAGACACTTCGTATCGACGCACAAACATTAGTACTCTTGGCACACTGACGGTCACTCGCTATGAAAAATAA
- a CDS encoding glycosyltransferase family 39 protein, giving the protein MKNNRRSLTKLDIALLGSGLAVTSVLSIGNMTRWSVWFDEAFSAMIVRHSFIDIARYTANDVHPPLYYWLLKLWTMVWGHSPLALRSLSLVLLLVAMTVVFVFVRRVFGRLAAVVSLLLISIAPMLIRYSEEARMYTMTLAIVVAATSVLYEATRRPTRRKWLLYGILVGVGTVTHYMTLIMWASHWLWRWYEVRQVSLRGQLKAFFSPEWRRALLVTLGVVALWLPLLLWQVINIQGGGFWIGPVSVDTLSNYLTNLYLYYDHHQVFSWLAVVLLALIALTGALAPVAYRQLASEEQRGYRLIISMAFLPPVILMLGSLPPLRPAFVDRYILAAILFWSVWVGITYAILLRKSGRQQKLVAGMLAATMVMSVMGIEHVYAIGNYNKDNNSPHTVRTIMELVDRETMGVEPVVAESSWLFFEVAYYETAKNPTFFRSEDSTKIGAYAMLRDDAKRKIVNTELFTKDYDKLWLVVRKDSIPTMSASFNGWRITRILQTNTKSSELRAVEMRRSGV; this is encoded by the coding sequence ATGAAAAATAATCGGCGCTCATTGACAAAGCTTGATATTGCTCTACTAGGTTCTGGACTCGCGGTGACATCGGTGCTCAGCATTGGTAACATGACGCGCTGGTCAGTATGGTTCGATGAAGCATTTAGTGCGATGATTGTTCGCCATAGCTTCATCGATATCGCTCGCTACACGGCAAATGATGTTCATCCGCCACTTTACTACTGGTTACTAAAGCTTTGGACGATGGTGTGGGGTCATTCACCACTAGCACTTCGGTCGCTTAGCCTCGTGTTACTGTTGGTTGCAATGACAGTCGTTTTTGTGTTTGTTCGGCGTGTATTTGGGCGCCTGGCTGCAGTGGTTAGCTTGCTGCTCATTTCTATCGCACCCATGCTTATTCGCTATAGCGAAGAGGCGCGCATGTATACGATGACGTTGGCAATCGTTGTTGCCGCAACATCTGTTCTTTACGAAGCCACTCGTCGTCCTACTCGACGCAAATGGTTGCTCTACGGGATACTGGTCGGGGTGGGGACTGTCACTCATTATATGACGCTTATCATGTGGGCATCACATTGGTTGTGGCGTTGGTATGAGGTACGGCAGGTGAGCTTACGCGGTCAACTAAAAGCGTTCTTTTCGCCCGAGTGGCGCCGGGCGCTGCTCGTCACACTAGGGGTGGTTGCACTTTGGTTACCACTGCTACTGTGGCAGGTTATCAACATACAGGGTGGAGGATTTTGGATTGGTCCGGTATCGGTGGATACGCTGTCGAACTATTTGACGAATCTTTACCTGTACTACGATCACCACCAGGTCTTTAGTTGGCTGGCTGTTGTGCTACTGGCGCTCATTGCGCTGACTGGCGCGCTTGCTCCTGTCGCCTACCGTCAACTCGCCAGTGAGGAGCAGCGAGGCTATCGACTGATTATCTCTATGGCATTTTTGCCACCAGTCATTCTGATGTTAGGCTCTCTCCCTCCTCTTAGGCCCGCATTTGTTGATCGCTACATTCTCGCAGCAATCTTATTCTGGTCGGTATGGGTTGGTATAACCTATGCTATATTGCTACGCAAAAGTGGCCGACAACAAAAACTAGTTGCGGGTATGCTAGCCGCAACAATGGTGATGAGTGTTATGGGTATTGAGCATGTCTATGCGATTGGCAACTATAACAAAGATAACAATAGTCCGCACACTGTCCGAACGATTATGGAGCTGGTAGATCGCGAGACAATGGGCGTAGAGCCGGTCGTTGCAGAGTCCTCCTGGCTGTTCTTTGAGGTGGCATACTATGAAACGGCAAAGAATCCAACATTCTTCCGCTCTGAAGACAGCACGAAAATTGGTGCATATGCAATGCTTCGTGATGATGCCAAACGTAAGATTGTGAACACTGAATTATTCACCAAGGATTACGATAAATTGTGGCTTGTCGTCCGTAAAGACTCTATTCCGACGATGTCGGCAAGTTTCAATGGCTGGCGCATCACGAGAATATTGCAGACTAACACAAAATCATCAGAACTACGCGCGGTAGAAATGCGACGCTCTGGTGTTTAG
- the opgC gene encoding OpgC domain-containing protein → MLQKAHSSASRLLALDYLRGYFVLVIIIDHLDRFPSFWALITGTGRLWVTAAEGFVMISGLLVGYVRGYKGLATPFPVIAKKLLARSAVLYIWTVIMTLVYATITWYSGIGPLPWFDSPVGNWPYMWHRLITLQMPHVWIHFLALYAIFLFVAIGAVWLLRNNYVRLLGVISVLLYICGFGLGSEWMQWQILFFIPAIAGFYLDKIRHWWANLTVQRRQFAEIGTLVIGAFFLVCSVIYIFFPTIVPHSSEVNGIFSAEPFMPARLLLTGIWFTSLILLFNRITSYLSRYTFGIVEYFGTHSLTAYIVHGLILCIATILFVKSNDWLLNTVLGLATVLLTCGVIRLPLIRKIIPR, encoded by the coding sequence ATGCTTCAGAAGGCCCATTCCAGCGCCAGTCGCCTCCTAGCACTCGATTACTTGCGTGGATATTTTGTACTGGTTATTATTATTGATCATCTCGACCGGTTCCCGAGTTTTTGGGCGCTGATTACTGGCACCGGTCGTCTATGGGTGACCGCTGCCGAAGGCTTCGTCATGATATCTGGCCTACTCGTCGGCTATGTACGGGGATATAAGGGTCTGGCAACCCCATTCCCTGTCATCGCGAAAAAACTACTTGCACGCTCAGCAGTTCTCTATATATGGACAGTCATTATGACGCTTGTCTATGCCACTATCACCTGGTACTCTGGCATTGGTCCGCTGCCATGGTTTGACAGTCCAGTCGGTAACTGGCCGTATATGTGGCATCGACTTATTACACTCCAAATGCCCCACGTGTGGATCCACTTTTTAGCGCTCTATGCCATCTTCCTATTTGTTGCCATTGGCGCCGTATGGTTGCTACGCAATAACTACGTACGGCTCCTTGGTGTCATATCGGTACTACTCTACATTTGTGGCTTTGGGCTTGGTAGCGAGTGGATGCAGTGGCAAATTCTCTTCTTCATACCGGCTATCGCTGGTTTTTACCTCGATAAGATACGGCACTGGTGGGCCAACCTTACAGTGCAGAGGCGCCAGTTCGCCGAAATAGGCACCCTCGTCATTGGCGCGTTTTTTCTAGTCTGTTCCGTAATCTATATATTTTTTCCGACAATCGTCCCCCATTCATCAGAAGTCAACGGCATCTTCTCGGCCGAACCGTTTATGCCAGCTCGGTTACTGCTAACTGGTATTTGGTTTACTTCTCTGATCCTACTTTTTAACCGTATTACATCCTACTTGTCGCGCTATACGTTCGGCATTGTAGAGTATTTCGGTACGCACTCGCTCACTGCGTATATTGTCCATGGGCTTATCCTTTGCATAGCAACCATTTTGTTTGTGAAGTCGAATGATTGGCTGCTCAATACTGTGCTCGGGCTCGCAACCGTCTTGCTTACCTGTGGAGTCATCCGACTGCCGCTTATAAGAAAAATCATTCCCCGCTAA
- a CDS encoding peroxiredoxin, translating into MNNTPPYPAPSFTLKDVDGRLHSLEDYRGQWIVLYFYPKDDTPGCTIEACGFRDMSKALLAKKASIIGVSRDEPASHAKFQAKYSLGFTLLSDPDHSVMDRYGAWGKKMFGQDGVLRKTFIINPLGEVVKVYGRVTPVGHAEKVVAELERLQSI; encoded by the coding sequence ATGAACAACACCCCTCCATACCCAGCACCATCCTTTACTCTTAAAGACGTAGATGGCAGACTTCACTCACTCGAAGATTATCGTGGCCAGTGGATCGTGCTATATTTTTACCCCAAGGATGATACCCCGGGCTGTACTATCGAGGCCTGTGGTTTCCGTGATATGAGCAAAGCGCTTCTTGCAAAGAAAGCGTCTATAATCGGCGTGTCACGTGATGAACCGGCGTCTCATGCAAAGTTCCAAGCTAAGTACTCGCTCGGCTTCACACTCCTTTCTGATCCGGATCATAGCGTGATGGATCGATATGGCGCTTGGGGGAAGAAGATGTTTGGGCAAGATGGTGTATTACGCAAGACGTTTATCATTAATCCTTTAGGCGAGGTCGTAAAAGTCTATGGGCGCGTTACCCCAGTCGGTCATGCCGAAAAAGTTGTGGCTGAGCTCGAGCGTCTCCAGTCTATTTAG
- a CDS encoding glutamine amidotransferase: MSSDNTINLLQLYPRDMNIYGDWGNTLTLRRRLEWHGYNVNVMTYNPGDEFPEVVDLVIGGGGQDSGQTKISEDLLKIGPKLVDLAEDDVPILVICGLYQQFGHFFKTKDGVTLRGIGLLDVETHGSDERMIGNIVTENEIFGSIIGYENHSGKTTLGARAKPFGRVVKGAGNNGSDGTEGAWYRNVIGTYLHGSLLPKNPAVADYLIEKAILRKFGTYHPQVIDDHLAEAARQAAAKRPR; encoded by the coding sequence ATGAGTAGCGACAATACCATCAACCTTCTACAGCTCTACCCGCGTGATATGAATATCTATGGCGATTGGGGCAATACCCTCACACTTAGGCGCCGGCTCGAATGGCACGGCTATAACGTAAACGTAATGACCTACAATCCCGGTGATGAATTTCCTGAAGTAGTTGACCTGGTGATTGGTGGTGGCGGGCAGGACAGCGGCCAGACAAAGATTAGTGAAGACTTACTGAAAATTGGCCCAAAGCTAGTTGATCTTGCCGAAGATGATGTACCAATACTCGTCATCTGCGGCCTTTACCAGCAGTTCGGACACTTTTTCAAAACCAAAGACGGCGTCACACTACGGGGTATCGGTCTGCTCGATGTTGAAACGCATGGGAGCGACGAGCGTATGATCGGCAATATTGTCACTGAAAACGAAATCTTTGGGTCAATCATAGGCTACGAAAACCATAGCGGCAAAACAACACTTGGCGCGCGTGCCAAACCATTCGGCCGAGTAGTGAAAGGAGCAGGCAATAACGGCAGCGATGGGACTGAGGGGGCGTGGTATAGAAACGTAATTGGAACTTACTTGCATGGTTCACTACTACCCAAAAACCCAGCAGTGGCTGATTATCTGATCGAAAAAGCTATTTTAAGGAAGTTTGGCACCTATCACCCCCAAGTTATCGATGATCACTTGGCAGAAGCGGCTCGACAAGCTGCAGCAAAACGACCTCGCTAA
- a CDS encoding DUF1727 domain-containing protein: MQQAFTTVLGKGVRSLAQLRGGGSALPGLFVEKIDPGYIRRTLMQLPRGIIVISGTNGKTTTTKMVVELLESQGLCVFTNRTGSNFTRGVAAALLGEVDAGGKLHADIAVLELDEAYAVLFAQSIAPTYCLFLNVMRDQLDRFGEIDKTAELLRTVALHTKGGVVINRDDPRLGNPSFTKAISVPVRTYGVHADLLTHFPSDDQLHEASSPTGMTGSKIDDVNLDSIDGTHAVISYDGKHHAIDLALNGIYNVQNAVGAVALTRMIMADNLDEPAMLAALKSVTPAFGRGESVTINGNACELVLVKNPAGFRLSLKSFDPDGYATMIAINDNYADGRDMSWLWDVDFTSLKETGVSVVSGVRAYDMALRLQYDEVDFRQVDENLATGLAFLIDSYMDKPKRIYCTYTAMLAIRRELGKRTKVEAVL, from the coding sequence ATGCAGCAAGCATTTACGACTGTTCTCGGCAAAGGGGTACGCTCACTGGCGCAGCTGCGCGGTGGGGGCTCAGCGCTACCTGGGCTTTTCGTTGAAAAAATTGACCCAGGCTATATTCGCCGCACACTCATGCAACTCCCTCGTGGTATTATCGTCATTAGCGGTACCAATGGCAAAACGACAACAACTAAAATGGTTGTTGAACTTCTCGAAAGCCAAGGCCTCTGCGTATTCACCAACCGAACTGGTAGCAACTTTACCCGAGGCGTTGCAGCAGCCCTGCTTGGTGAAGTCGACGCAGGAGGCAAACTCCATGCTGATATTGCCGTTCTCGAGCTTGACGAAGCCTATGCCGTACTTTTTGCTCAGTCGATAGCTCCAACCTACTGCCTCTTCCTCAATGTCATGCGCGACCAACTCGATCGCTTTGGAGAAATTGACAAGACAGCAGAGCTCTTACGCACCGTCGCCTTGCATACAAAGGGCGGCGTAGTAATTAATCGTGATGACCCCCGGCTCGGTAATCCGTCATTTACAAAAGCGATCTCTGTCCCAGTGCGTACATATGGAGTACACGCCGACCTGCTCACACATTTCCCTTCTGACGATCAACTTCACGAGGCGTCTTCCCCAACCGGCATGACAGGCTCAAAAATTGATGATGTCAACCTTGACTCGATAGACGGCACTCATGCAGTTATTAGTTACGATGGCAAACATCATGCGATCGACTTAGCGCTCAATGGAATATATAATGTCCAAAACGCCGTCGGCGCCGTGGCTCTTACCCGAATGATTATGGCTGATAATCTTGATGAACCAGCCATGCTGGCTGCCCTAAAGTCAGTCACGCCAGCATTTGGTCGTGGAGAATCAGTGACGATAAACGGCAATGCTTGTGAACTAGTACTCGTAAAAAACCCTGCTGGCTTTCGTCTTAGCCTCAAATCATTTGACCCAGATGGGTACGCAACAATGATCGCAATTAACGACAACTATGCTGATGGCCGTGACATGAGCTGGCTGTGGGATGTTGACTTCACGAGCTTGAAAGAAACAGGTGTCAGTGTGGTTAGTGGAGTGCGCGCCTACGACATGGCCCTTCGGCTCCAATATGATGAGGTGGATTTTCGCCAGGTCGATGAGAATTTGGCCACTGGACTAGCCTTTTTGATCGATAGTTACATGGACAAACCGAAACGAATTTACTGTACGTACACGGCAATGCTTGCTATCCGGCGCGAGCTCGGAAAGCGCACAAAAGTTGAGGCGGTGCTATGA
- a CDS encoding ATP-dependent Clp protease ATP-binding subunit, with protein sequence MAHLDYDYHLLRAQKARLLIRLGAGMVTMLAWLCGVMVVGGIGLLVIAQPVGWLVLGFAALPYMVVTWFYHDLRHLPTGKGDTVTDILSGDILGQLPAKPTPLDIANATGRTVSGQFMTIRFGITPTMLQSLASNDPAAMQQFWQVADLVRAKNGLQHITGSVLAVALMRSFADYESLIAQIHLDDNDLDRGIQWQDHLRQLIAKHTSPRRTGGIARDWSFGYIPLLTRFGHNISEQIGRGSGILTVDVASHTQAIDLLIDTFSTGGRQNAVLVGSEGAGKTTIIHAFAERLLDANADLPDTLKFRQVFILDSAALIGAAPGRGELEELVMRVLGEAYSAKNIIICLDNAQLFFEEGIGAVDLSNVLQPILDAGNLRVILSMDEQRYLQISQRNATLVNSLNRINVAPADQTETMVVMQEQLIYTEIQRHVTYMYQALKEAYRLGERYVYDLAMPGRAIRLLESAAAYHENGIVTMNSVQQAIEKTLDVKVSVASAAEDREKLLNLEELIHKRMVNQSRAVSVVSDALRRARAGVRNQDRPIGTFLFLGPTGVGKTELSKALADVYFGGENRIVRLDLNEFVRASDVARLIADGATDASSLTAQMMKQPFSVVLLDEIEKAAPEVLATLLQMLDEGILRDEKNREISFRDAIVIATSNAGADRIREYIERGYEVAQFETDFVNELISTNQFRPEFLNRFDEIVVFRPFTKEELVQVLDLILAGVNKTLAAQKVSVSVAAEAKQLLVEKGYDPRLGARPMRRVVQKAVENTVAKQMLSGQVKPGDTVNVTLAQVKEIFDKDKTIKQIVESSKNT encoded by the coding sequence ATGGCACATTTAGACTACGATTATCACTTGCTAAGGGCTCAAAAGGCTAGGCTTTTGATAAGGCTTGGCGCTGGCATGGTTACCATGCTCGCCTGGTTGTGTGGGGTAATGGTAGTTGGCGGCATAGGCCTGCTAGTCATAGCACAGCCTGTTGGTTGGCTCGTACTCGGGTTTGCCGCACTGCCATATATGGTGGTTACATGGTTTTATCATGACCTCCGTCATTTACCAACCGGGAAGGGCGATACAGTGACAGACATTTTGTCTGGCGATATTCTTGGACAACTGCCAGCAAAGCCAACACCGCTTGATATCGCCAATGCGACGGGGCGTACGGTGAGTGGTCAGTTTATGACGATACGATTTGGTATTACACCAACAATGCTCCAGTCACTCGCTAGTAATGATCCGGCCGCTATGCAACAATTTTGGCAGGTGGCTGATCTGGTGCGAGCGAAAAATGGTTTGCAACATATCACGGGTAGCGTGCTCGCGGTTGCCCTAATGCGAAGCTTTGCGGACTATGAAAGTCTGATCGCTCAAATTCATCTTGACGACAACGACCTAGACAGGGGTATACAGTGGCAGGATCACCTTCGTCAGCTAATTGCAAAACATACTTCCCCAAGGCGTACGGGCGGAATTGCACGAGACTGGTCATTTGGCTACATCCCGCTCTTGACACGATTTGGTCATAATATCAGCGAACAGATCGGTCGAGGGAGTGGCATTTTAACGGTTGACGTGGCTTCTCACACGCAAGCGATCGATCTGCTGATCGACACTTTTAGTACAGGGGGGCGCCAGAACGCAGTACTTGTCGGTAGCGAAGGCGCTGGTAAAACAACAATCATCCATGCCTTTGCTGAGCGCTTGCTCGATGCGAATGCTGATCTACCCGACACACTCAAGTTTCGCCAAGTGTTCATTCTTGATTCAGCGGCTCTTATTGGCGCGGCACCTGGGCGTGGTGAATTGGAAGAGTTGGTGATGCGCGTGCTAGGCGAGGCTTATAGCGCAAAAAATATTATCATTTGTCTCGACAATGCTCAGTTGTTTTTTGAAGAAGGTATTGGAGCGGTAGATCTATCAAATGTATTGCAGCCGATCCTGGATGCTGGTAACCTGAGGGTCATTTTATCCATGGATGAACAGCGCTATCTACAGATTAGTCAGCGAAATGCTACGCTTGTTAATTCGCTTAATCGTATCAATGTGGCACCCGCCGATCAGACCGAAACGATGGTCGTGATGCAGGAGCAGTTGATTTACACTGAAATCCAAAGACACGTTACCTACATGTACCAAGCGCTCAAAGAAGCTTACCGGCTTGGTGAGCGTTATGTTTATGATCTTGCGATGCCCGGTCGAGCGATTCGTCTACTTGAAAGTGCGGCTGCGTACCACGAAAATGGGATCGTCACTATGAACTCGGTGCAGCAAGCAATCGAAAAAACACTTGACGTAAAGGTGAGTGTGGCAAGTGCGGCCGAAGATCGTGAGAAGTTACTTAATTTGGAAGAGCTAATTCATAAACGCATGGTCAATCAGTCGCGAGCGGTTAGTGTAGTTAGTGATGCACTGCGACGAGCGAGAGCGGGTGTGCGTAATCAAGATCGCCCAATAGGCACCTTTCTTTTTCTAGGTCCAACGGGTGTTGGTAAGACGGAACTTTCAAAAGCACTCGCCGATGTCTATTTTGGCGGTGAAAATCGCATTGTACGGCTTGATCTCAACGAATTTGTGCGTGCCAGCGATGTGGCGAGGCTAATCGCTGATGGCGCAACAGATGCATCTAGCCTAACGGCACAAATGATGAAGCAACCATTTAGTGTTGTTTTGCTCGATGAAATCGAAAAAGCGGCGCCAGAAGTTCTAGCCACGCTACTACAGATGCTCGACGAGGGCATACTTCGTGACGAGAAAAACCGTGAGATCAGCTTTAGAGATGCAATCGTTATTGCTACTAGTAATGCGGGTGCGGATCGAATTCGTGAGTATATTGAACGGGGCTATGAGGTTGCGCAATTTGAGACAGATTTTGTGAATGAGCTTATTTCTACCAACCAGTTCCGTCCTGAATTTCTTAATCGCTTCGACGAGATTGTTGTGTTTCGACCCTTCACCAAGGAGGAGCTGGTGCAAGTGCTCGATCTTATCCTCGCCGGTGTTAATAAAACACTGGCCGCACAAAAAGTCTCGGTCAGTGTAGCGGCTGAAGCCAAGCAATTGCTTGTTGAAAAAGGATATGATCCACGATTGGGTGCTAGGCCTATGCGCAGGGTTGTGCAAAAGGCGGTTGAGAATACTGTTGCAAAGCAAATGCTCAGCGGTCAGGTAAAGCCTGGAGATACTGTCAACGTTACTTTGGCGCAGGTGAAGGAAATCTTTGACAAAGACAAAACCATAAAGCAGATAGTAGAGTCATCGAAGAATACATAG